Part of the Sphingobium lignivorans genome is shown below.
GGAAAAGTCTCGAAGAAGTTGGATTGCGCCCGGACCAGACGTCCCACGACAGGGTCGGCGGGCGGCAGCGCTTCATCGCGCGCGCTCATGTTCCACGTCGTGCCATATTGCCGGGTCTTCACATGCGCGGCCGCGAAGATGTGGATGAGCCCCAGCACGCAGCCCCAGGCGAGTATGGCAAGTTCGATCGGCATGAGCAGCTCTCCCGATGGCGGTTATGCGCTTCCGGCGGCCACAATGCAAAGCCGGTTCGCATCGCGACCGATGCATCGGCCGACATGTGGTGGCGCAGGTGATCCGGCCGCAGGGCGCCTTCGCATATGCATGCGCCAGCCCCGGGCCTGAGGCGCAGCGCACGCTCGTAGCAGGAACATCGAATCAAAAAGAGGCCGATGCGCATGGCACCGGCCCCAGGACTGTTCGCAGGAGGAACATCGTCGGGCCGGGCGGCGCCCCCCGCGGGCCGCCCGGCCAAGTTTGATCAGTTGTAGGCGCGCTCGCCGTGCTCGCCGAGGTCGAGGCCTTCCTGCTCGACTTCCGGCGTGACACGCAGGCCCACCGTGAACTTGGCGATCGTGAAGGCGATTGCGGCACCGACGGCGGCCCAGATGACCGCGACGGCCGTCGCGAACAACTGCGTGCCGAGCTGGGCACCGATCGCGTAGTCGGCATCACCCGGCCCGCCGAAGCCCGGCGCGTAAGTGAATGCCACACCGATCGAGCCGAGGATGCCCGCAATGCCGTGAATGCCGAACACGTCTGCCGTATCGTCAAAGCCCAGCGCCGGCTTGATCTTCGTGACGAAGACGTAGCAGAGCACCGAAGCGATCGCGCCGAGGATGATGGCGCCGAACGGACCGCTGTTGCCCGCGGCAGGCGTAATCGCGACGAGACCGGCGATCACGCCCGAGCAGGCGCCCAGCAGGCTCGACTTGTGACCGGCGACCTTCTCCACGACGAGCCAGGCAACCGCCGCCGCCGCCGTGGCGGTGAAGGTGTTGATCATGGCAAGTCCGGCCGCGCCATTGGCACCGAGCGCCGAACCGGCATTGAAGCCGAACCAGCCGACCCACAGCAGGCCGGTGCCGATCAGCGTCATCGTCATCGAGTGCGGCGGCATCGGCTCCTTGGGAAAGCCGATACGCTTGCCGAGGATGAGGCAGCCGACCAGGCCCGACACGCCGGCATTGATGTGCACGACCGTGCCACCGGCGAAATCCAGCGCGCCCCGCTCGAAGAAGAAGCCACCGGCCGACCACACCATGTGCGCCAGCGGGAAATAGACGATCGTCAGCCACACAACGGCGAAGATCATCAGGCCCGAGAACTTCACGCGCTCCGCCGTCGCACCGACGACGAGCGCCGCGGTGATGGCCGCGAAGGTCATCTGGAAGCTGATGAACACATATTCGGGAATGGTGCCGGACAGCGTGTCAGGCGTGATGCCGGCGAGGAAAAGCTT
Proteins encoded:
- a CDS encoding ammonium transporter gives rise to the protein MTPIKKICGVAGATALSLFAAVPAWAQEEVPTLDTGDTGWMLVSTVLVLAMIVPGLALFYGGLLRAKNMLSMLTQVLGIACVAMLVWVSWGYSLAFSGEGTFIGDGGKLFLAGITPDTLSGTIPEYVFISFQMTFAAITAALVVGATAERVKFSGLMIFAVVWLTIVYFPLAHMVWSAGGFFFERGALDFAGGTVVHINAGVSGLVGCLILGKRIGFPKEPMPPHSMTMTLIGTGLLWVGWFGFNAGSALGANGAAGLAMINTFTATAAAAVAWLVVEKVAGHKSSLLGACSGVIAGLVAITPAAGNSGPFGAIILGAIASVLCYVFVTKIKPALGFDDTADVFGIHGIAGILGSIGVAFTYAPGFGGPGDADYAIGAQLGTQLFATAVAVIWAAVGAAIAFTIAKFTVGLRVTPEVEQEGLDLGEHGERAYN